The Corvus moneduloides isolate bCorMon1 chromosome 18, bCorMon1.pri, whole genome shotgun sequence genome window below encodes:
- the MPHOSPH9 gene encoding M-phase phosphoprotein 9 isoform X5 yields the protein MGMRSEAFEEQESIASQLRSSEGETQPEASDVQQECVGSEASMNSGYGTLSTAELSPGQPRQQGTDCMEHAAHGAGLQSDAAVGRAQNKRELLAKKPEENCSSGKNDILVFPAEFECKADEDERGKKASKSLTSWAQKLKQTQPKRVTADEECVNSMQENERVKRLPLENTNLTDAALPPFYLNQPKESPNSVVSEASGLSYWKLDEKEMYHTLPENFRSECPDVFSTKVSPVQLSSADERKLSSLKDIYHKRQRENKQMPDQSFMPSSQSSHPPEILTLDPTLHMKPGQQNQGRCFFNIPEDSTPFSPDSMAEPGFPSHCDTDSFSQTSNSSQLDDSPTHPASSRAVRLDLWRNHPFQTENRASSPFPVAYRDADKDNLVNTEEEETLTLTPSSVTQCADNSLPDYSLSVASVEDPVVMSKIRQNLREKHARHIADLRAYYDSEIQSLKQQLESSHRTASSEDLKKINQSLADRCDQLDAALNEASARIKALENKNNVLEKQVADWRERFCAISNTSKVLQERLEETRAAHKEKDNTISRLKSRLKELEEAFEKAYKLSDNKNTRLQEENKMFQNLLGEYESLGKEHERVKDTLNTTENKLLDANTEISDLKRTILKLEAQLKQVEHENTLKLRHISESRVRTSCANKLGTPDVSRRKWLIPGAEYSIFTGQPLEGQESPKDNRLEETYIPPRHHSPPEKDSSQEDSSTNTIEKKENEMSEAPIIKAFKELEEGKVFKDWGTQTEKEDAPAKPSTRRQTVGFVEPSLVANRSPEKGKDQHRPKRFSSPCGQRSSSLPPANRKSNTPTRREIMLAPVSVTYSPKRSPKENLSPGFSHLLSRNENTVTRFDILLDDLETGPTSTLQHNNPRKRLQFHSLDDVEGRQHSGVRHSSCAESVSNGMKKAAAWDERSQRYEAVQSPCEEDFKYTARITTLAETERLFDELTHEKQQIEAALSRIPCSGGRMTLQARLNQEALEDRLERINRDLGLIRMTLKRFHVLRTSANL from the exons ATGGGGATGCGCTCGGAGGCGTTTGAGGAGCAGGAGAGCATTGCCAGCCAGCTGAGATCCAGCGAAGGGGAGACGCAGCCAGAGGCCTCTGATGTGCAGCAGGAATGTGTGGGGAGCGAGGCCTCGATGAACAGCGGCTACGGCACCCTGTCCACCGCCGAGctgagccctgggcagcccaggcagcagggCACAGACTGCATGGAGCACGCTGCCCACGGAGCGGGGCTGCAGAGTGAtgcagctgtgggcagagctCAGAATAAAAGAGAACTTTTAGCaaaaaaaccagaggaaaacTGTTCATCAGGAAAGAATGACATTTTAGTTTTTCCCGCTGAATTTGAATGTAAAGCCGATGAAGATGAGCGTGGGAAAAAAGCCAG TAAATCTCTAACATCATGGGCACAAAAGTTgaaacaaacccaaccaaaaagAGTAACTGCAGATGAAGAGTGTGTGAACTCTATGCAAGAAAATGAGAGAGTGAAGAGATTACCACTAGAGAAC ACAAACCTTACTGATGCTGCTTTGCCACCTTTTTACCTCAATCAACCAAAGGAAAGTCCGAATTCCGTAGTGTCAGAAGCTTCAG GACTTTCATACTGGAAGTTAGATGAAAAGGAGATGTATCACACTTTACCAGAGAATTTCAGAAGTGAGTGTCCTGATGTTTTCTCCACAAAAGTATCACCAGTTCAG TTGTCTTCTGCTGATGAAAGGAAGTTGTCATCACTGAAGGATATTTATCAtaaaagacaaagggaaaacaagcagATGCCAGACCAGAGTTTTATGCCTTCCTCCCAGTCAAGTCACCCACCAGAG ATCTTGACGTTGGACCCAACCCTGCATATGAAACCAGGTCAGCAGAACCAGGGACGCTGTTTTTTCAATATTCCTGAAGACTCTActcccttttctccagactCTATGGCAGAGCCTGGATTTCCAAGTCATTGTGACACAGACTCTTTCTCACAGACAAGTAATTCATCTCAGTTAGATGATTCTCCAACAcaccctgccagcagcagagctgtgcgCTTGGACCTGTGGAGAAATCACCCCTTCCAAACTGAAAACAGGGccagctctcccttcccagTGGCATACAGGGATGCTGACAAGGATAATTTAGTCAACactgaggaggaagaaacacTGACTCTAACTCCATCTTCTGTTACTCAGTGTGCTGACAACAGTTTGCCAGATTACAGCCTTTCAGTGGCATCTGTTGAAGATCCTGTGGTAATGTCAaa GATTAGGCAGAACCTGAGGGAAAAACACGCTCGACACATCGCTGATCTGCGAGCTTACTATGACTCTGAGATACAGAGCttaaaacagcagctggagtCAAGCCATAGAACTGCTTCATCTGAGGACCTGAAGAAAATCAATCAAAGTCTTGCTGACAG GTGTGACCAGTTAGATGCAGCTCTGAATGAAGCAAGTGCTCGCATAAAAGCCCTCGAAAACAAGAATAATGTGCTAGAAAAGCAAGTG GCAGATTGGAGGGAGCGTTTCTGTGCCATCAGTAACACTTCCAAAGTCCTGCAGGAGCGGCTCGAGGAAACGCGCGCAGCCCACAAGGAGAAGGACAACACCATCAGCCGCCTGAAATCGAGGCttaaggagctggaggaggctTTTGAGAAGGCTTACAAGTTATCTGACAATAAAAACACAAGGctccaggaagaaaacaaaatgtttcaaaat cttTTAGGAGAATACGAATCCCTTGGAAAAGAACATGAAAGAGTAAAG GATACGTTAAAtacaactgaaaacaaattgcTTGATGCAAACACGGAGATTTCTGATTTGAAAAG GACAATTTTAAAGCTTGAAGCTCAGCTCAAGCAGGTGGAACATGAAAATACACTGAAACTTCGCCATATAAGTGAAAGTCGTGTAAGAACCTCTTGTGCCAA CAAGTTGGGAACTCCTGATGTCAGCAGGAGAAAGTGGTTGATACCAGGAGCTGAATATTCCATTTTCACTGGGCAGCCTTTGGAGGGCCAGGAAAGCCCCAAAGACAACAGGTTGGAAGAAACCTATATTCCTCCCAG GCATCATTCTCCTCCTGAAAAAGACTCCTCACAAGAAGATTCTTCAACAAACacaatagaaaagaaagaaaatgagatgtcAGAAGCACCAATTATAAAAGCCTTTAAAGAActtgaagaaggaaaagtatTTAAAGATTGGGgtacacagacagaaaaagaagatgcaCCAGCTA aaCCATCAACTCGACGTCAGACTGTTGGGTTTGTAGAACCTTCTTTGGTTGCAAACCGATCtccagagaaagggaaagaccAGCACAGACCCAAGCGGTTCAGCTCCCCCTGTGGCCAGAGGTCATCGTCCCTTCCTCCTGCAAACAGGAAATCCAACACTCCCA CAAGAAGAGAGATAATGTTGGCACCAGTGTCTGTGACATACAGCCCAAAACGATCTCCAAAAGAAAACCTCTCTCCTGGATTTAGCCATTTGCttagcagaaatgaaaacacagtgaCAAG ATTTGATATACTTCTAGATGACCTGGAAACTGGTCCTACTTCTACTTTACAGCACAATAATCCAAGGAAAAGGCTCCAGTTTCACTCACTAGATGATGTAGAAG GAAGGCAGCACTCAGGTGTCAGACACAGCTCCTGTGCCGAATCCGTCAGTAATGGAATGAAGAAAGCGGCAGCTTGGGACGAGAGGAGCCAGAGATACGAGGCAGTGCAATCACCTTGTGAAGAAGACTTCAAATACACAGCAAGGATTACAACTCTGGCTGAAACAGAGAGGCTTTTTGATGAGCTGACTCACGAAAAGCAACAG ATTGAGGCTGCACTGAGCCGAATCCCTTGTTCTGGTGGAAGAATGACCTTGCAAGCGAGACTAAATCAG GAAGCCCTGGAAGATCGTTTGGAAAGAATTAATAGAGATTTGGGGTTAATACGAATGACTCTGAAAAGATTTCATGTTTTAAGAACCTCTGCGAATCTTTGA
- the MPHOSPH9 gene encoding M-phase phosphoprotein 9 isoform X4 — MENCDVVNSVHGTPSSSADPDGRNTHSSVCNLNCNRSPSSNPNGVSGYSGNTRSSLKPDSVELLASFMQDIQNIGHADSEIVRNCETRWLQLLRLVEKQCQEHIVAQQEQFHHQIQLIQDEIKQLVRLQSSTRGASRSRGLPAQLTDTFPSLPSPMGMRSEAFEEQESIASQLRSSEGETQPEASDVQQECVGSEASMNSGYGTLSTAELSPGQPRQQGTDCMEHAAHGAGLQSDAAVGRAQNKRELLAKKPEENCSSGKNDILVFPAEFECKADEDERGKKASKSLTSWAQKLKQTQPKRVTADEECVNSMQENERVKRLPLENTNLTDAALPPFYLNQPKESPNSVVSEASGLSYWKLDEKEMYHTLPENFRSECPDVFSTKVSPVQILTLDPTLHMKPGQQNQGRCFFNIPEDSTPFSPDSMAEPGFPSHCDTDSFSQTSNSSQLDDSPTHPASSRAVRLDLWRNHPFQTENRASSPFPVAYRDADKDNLVNTEEEETLTLTPSSVTQCADNSLPDYSLSVASVEDPVVMSKIRQNLREKHARHIADLRAYYDSEIQSLKQQLESSHRTASSEDLKKINQSLADRCDQLDAALNEASARIKALENKNNVLEKQVADWRERFCAISNTSKVLQERLEETRAAHKEKDNTISRLKSRLKELEEAFEKAYKLSDNKNTRLQEENKMFQNLLGEYESLGKEHERVKDTLNTTENKLLDANTEISDLKRTILKLEAQLKQVEHENTLKLRHISESRVRTSCANKLGTPDVSRRKWLIPGAEYSIFTGQPLEGQESPKDNRLEETYIPPRHHSPPEKDSSQEDSSTNTIEKKENEMSEAPIIKAFKELEEGKVFKDWGTQTEKEDAPAKPSTRRQTVGFVEPSLVANRSPEKGKDQHRPKRFSSPCGQRSSSLPPANRKSNTPTRREIMLAPVSVTYSPKRSPKENLSPGFSHLLSRNENTVTRFDILLDDLETGPTSTLQHNNPRKRLQFHSLDDVEGRQHSGVRHSSCAESVSNGMKKAAAWDERSQRYEAVQSPCEEDFKYTARITTLAETERLFDELTHEKQQIEAALSRIPCSGGRMTLQARLNQEALEDRLERINRDLGLIRMTLKRFHVLRTSANL; from the exons ATGGAAAACTGCGATGTGGTGAATTCTGTACACGGAACCCCTTCGTCTTCTGCAGACCCTGATGGCAGaaacacccacagctctgtgtgtaaTTTGAATTGTAACAG AAGTCCTTCATCCAATCCCAATGGAGTTTCTGGTTACTCAGGGAATACCAGGTCCTCATTAAAGCCTGATTCTGTTGAGCTGCTTGCCTCCTTCATGCAAGATATCCAGAACATTGGACACGCTGACTCGGAAATTGTGAGGAACTGTGAG ACAAGGTGGCTACAGCTATTGAGACTGGTAGAAAAACAATGTCAGGAACACATAGTTGCCCAGCAAGAGCAGTTCCACCATCAAATCCAA CTGATTCAGGATGAGATAAAGCAGCTGGTGAGGTTGCAGAGCAGCACTCGGGGCGCCAGCAGGAGCCGGGGTTTGCCTGCCCAGCTCACGGACACCTTTCCATCCCTCCCGAGCCCAATGGGGATGCGCTCGGAGGCGTTTGAGGAGCAGGAGAGCATTGCCAGCCAGCTGAGATCCAGCGAAGGGGAGACGCAGCCAGAGGCCTCTGATGTGCAGCAGGAATGTGTGGGGAGCGAGGCCTCGATGAACAGCGGCTACGGCACCCTGTCCACCGCCGAGctgagccctgggcagcccaggcagcagggCACAGACTGCATGGAGCACGCTGCCCACGGAGCGGGGCTGCAGAGTGAtgcagctgtgggcagagctCAGAATAAAAGAGAACTTTTAGCaaaaaaaccagaggaaaacTGTTCATCAGGAAAGAATGACATTTTAGTTTTTCCCGCTGAATTTGAATGTAAAGCCGATGAAGATGAGCGTGGGAAAAAAGCCAG TAAATCTCTAACATCATGGGCACAAAAGTTgaaacaaacccaaccaaaaagAGTAACTGCAGATGAAGAGTGTGTGAACTCTATGCAAGAAAATGAGAGAGTGAAGAGATTACCACTAGAGAAC ACAAACCTTACTGATGCTGCTTTGCCACCTTTTTACCTCAATCAACCAAAGGAAAGTCCGAATTCCGTAGTGTCAGAAGCTTCAG GACTTTCATACTGGAAGTTAGATGAAAAGGAGATGTATCACACTTTACCAGAGAATTTCAGAAGTGAGTGTCCTGATGTTTTCTCCACAAAAGTATCACCAGTTCAG ATCTTGACGTTGGACCCAACCCTGCATATGAAACCAGGTCAGCAGAACCAGGGACGCTGTTTTTTCAATATTCCTGAAGACTCTActcccttttctccagactCTATGGCAGAGCCTGGATTTCCAAGTCATTGTGACACAGACTCTTTCTCACAGACAAGTAATTCATCTCAGTTAGATGATTCTCCAACAcaccctgccagcagcagagctgtgcgCTTGGACCTGTGGAGAAATCACCCCTTCCAAACTGAAAACAGGGccagctctcccttcccagTGGCATACAGGGATGCTGACAAGGATAATTTAGTCAACactgaggaggaagaaacacTGACTCTAACTCCATCTTCTGTTACTCAGTGTGCTGACAACAGTTTGCCAGATTACAGCCTTTCAGTGGCATCTGTTGAAGATCCTGTGGTAATGTCAaa GATTAGGCAGAACCTGAGGGAAAAACACGCTCGACACATCGCTGATCTGCGAGCTTACTATGACTCTGAGATACAGAGCttaaaacagcagctggagtCAAGCCATAGAACTGCTTCATCTGAGGACCTGAAGAAAATCAATCAAAGTCTTGCTGACAG GTGTGACCAGTTAGATGCAGCTCTGAATGAAGCAAGTGCTCGCATAAAAGCCCTCGAAAACAAGAATAATGTGCTAGAAAAGCAAGTG GCAGATTGGAGGGAGCGTTTCTGTGCCATCAGTAACACTTCCAAAGTCCTGCAGGAGCGGCTCGAGGAAACGCGCGCAGCCCACAAGGAGAAGGACAACACCATCAGCCGCCTGAAATCGAGGCttaaggagctggaggaggctTTTGAGAAGGCTTACAAGTTATCTGACAATAAAAACACAAGGctccaggaagaaaacaaaatgtttcaaaat cttTTAGGAGAATACGAATCCCTTGGAAAAGAACATGAAAGAGTAAAG GATACGTTAAAtacaactgaaaacaaattgcTTGATGCAAACACGGAGATTTCTGATTTGAAAAG GACAATTTTAAAGCTTGAAGCTCAGCTCAAGCAGGTGGAACATGAAAATACACTGAAACTTCGCCATATAAGTGAAAGTCGTGTAAGAACCTCTTGTGCCAA CAAGTTGGGAACTCCTGATGTCAGCAGGAGAAAGTGGTTGATACCAGGAGCTGAATATTCCATTTTCACTGGGCAGCCTTTGGAGGGCCAGGAAAGCCCCAAAGACAACAGGTTGGAAGAAACCTATATTCCTCCCAG GCATCATTCTCCTCCTGAAAAAGACTCCTCACAAGAAGATTCTTCAACAAACacaatagaaaagaaagaaaatgagatgtcAGAAGCACCAATTATAAAAGCCTTTAAAGAActtgaagaaggaaaagtatTTAAAGATTGGGgtacacagacagaaaaagaagatgcaCCAGCTA aaCCATCAACTCGACGTCAGACTGTTGGGTTTGTAGAACCTTCTTTGGTTGCAAACCGATCtccagagaaagggaaagaccAGCACAGACCCAAGCGGTTCAGCTCCCCCTGTGGCCAGAGGTCATCGTCCCTTCCTCCTGCAAACAGGAAATCCAACACTCCCA CAAGAAGAGAGATAATGTTGGCACCAGTGTCTGTGACATACAGCCCAAAACGATCTCCAAAAGAAAACCTCTCTCCTGGATTTAGCCATTTGCttagcagaaatgaaaacacagtgaCAAG ATTTGATATACTTCTAGATGACCTGGAAACTGGTCCTACTTCTACTTTACAGCACAATAATCCAAGGAAAAGGCTCCAGTTTCACTCACTAGATGATGTAGAAG GAAGGCAGCACTCAGGTGTCAGACACAGCTCCTGTGCCGAATCCGTCAGTAATGGAATGAAGAAAGCGGCAGCTTGGGACGAGAGGAGCCAGAGATACGAGGCAGTGCAATCACCTTGTGAAGAAGACTTCAAATACACAGCAAGGATTACAACTCTGGCTGAAACAGAGAGGCTTTTTGATGAGCTGACTCACGAAAAGCAACAG ATTGAGGCTGCACTGAGCCGAATCCCTTGTTCTGGTGGAAGAATGACCTTGCAAGCGAGACTAAATCAG GAAGCCCTGGAAGATCGTTTGGAAAGAATTAATAGAGATTTGGGGTTAATACGAATGACTCTGAAAAGATTTCATGTTTTAAGAACCTCTGCGAATCTTTGA